The following DNA comes from Burkholderia sp. HI2500.
GCGAGCCGCGCGAGGCTGTCGCGCACGGCCGCTGCGTCGTAGCGTGCACCTGAGCCGCCGAGCGCGACGGTCGCCTTCTGCGCGAACGGCAACAGCATCGCGAGCGCCGCCGCCATGGCCGGTGCGTCGGCGAGCCGCGATTTCGGGCCCGATACGGTCAGCGCGCCGACGCACTCGCCGGCGGCGCCGAACACGGGCACGGATGCCGACGCCGTCTCCGGGTCGCGCTCGCCGTACGACGCGGCCCACAGCTGTTCGCGCACGTCGTGCCATTGCGCATCCTGCATGTCGGTGAACGCCAGCAGCACCTTCCCGGACGCACCCTGGCGCACCGGAAACTCCTCGCCGACCCGAATCGACACGCGCACCGCACGGGCGGGCTCGACCCGGTACAGCACCGAGCGCATGTCGCCCTGGCGCACGTAGAACGACGCCGTTTCGCCGAGTTCGCGGCTCAGCGTCTCGAGCAGCGGCTCGACCACCGGGCCGACCCGGAACGAACGCTGATACAGCGCGGCGAGCCGCAGCGGCTCGTGTCCGATCGCGTACTGGCCGTCGTCGAGCTTGCGCATGAAGCCGCCATGTTCGAGCGCCGTGAGCAGGCGCAGGATCGTGCTCTTGTACAGCCCGGTGCGACGCGACAGCTCCGCGAGCGACAGCCGGTCGTCGGTCTGCCCGAACGCACGGAGGATCGCGAACGCGCGATCGAGCACGGCGACGCCGCTGGACGCTTCTTCGGCCGACGAATCGGGCTCGCTGCCGGCGTGATCGGTTTGAGTCTTGGGCACTGCGTGCTTCCTTCTGAGGATGATCGATCGACTATATCGTTCTGTCTGACAGAACTCAAGTTCCAAAAAATCGCAATTTCACGGGTATACCCCGCTTACAGCCCATTCGACGCACGCATAGAGTTCTATCAAACAGAACGATGTTCTTTCAGACAGAACGATGGAGTGTCAAATGAGCGTTTCCGAATATCCGAAGGTGCTGGTCAGCGAGGTCGGGCCGCGCGACGGCCTGCAGAGCATCCAGGCCGTGATGCCGACGGCCGGCAAGCTGCGCTGGATCACCGCGCTGGCCGCGGCCGGCCTGCGCGAGATCGAGGTCGGGTCGTTCGTGCCGGCGAAGCTGTTGCCGCAGATGGCCGATGTGCGCGAAGTCGTCGCGCACGCGCTGGCGATTCCCGGGTTGCACGTCGCCGCGCTCGCGCCGAACCTGCGCGGCGCCGAGGGCGCATTCGAGGCCGGTGTGCACAAGCTGACGCTGCCGGTCTCGGTGACGGAAGCGCATTCGCTGGCGAACATCCGCAAGACGCCCGCGCAGATGATCGACGAGGTGCGTGCGATCGTCGCGCTGCGCAATGAGCGGTTTCCATCGGTGCAGATCGAGGCGGGCGTGTCGGTCGCGTTCGGCTGCACGATCGCGGGCGCGGTGAGCGACGACGAGACGATCGCGATGGCGGTGGCGATGGCCGAATGCGGCGTCGACGAGATCGGGCTGTCCGACACGAGCGGCTATGCGAATCCGGCGCAGGTGCGCCGGCTGTTCCTGCGCCTGCAGCGCGAAGTCGGCGACAAGGCCGGCGGCGCGCATTTCCACAACACGCGCGGGCAGGGGCTCGCGAACGTCGTCGCGGCGCTCGACGCGGGCGTGACGACGATCGACGCGAGCCAGGGCGGCCTCGGCGGCTGCCCGTATGCGCCGGGTGCGACCGGCAACATCGTCACCGAGGATCTCGTGTTCCTGCTCGAGGCGATGGGATTCGACACGGGTATCGACGTCGACGCGCTGCTCGCCGCGCGCGCGATCCTGCACGCGGCGCTGCCGGCCGAGGCGTTGTACGGCCATGTGCCGGACGCCGGGTTGCCGAAAGGCTTCCGTTACGCGGACGGCCGCGCTCCGAGCGCGGTGCAACCGGAAGGATGCCTGACGGGAGTCGTGCAATGAACGACCACCAACCGGCTTCGACGCTGCCGTACGCAGGCACGCGCGTGATCGAGATGACGCACATGGTGATGGGTCCGACCTGCGGGATGTTGCTCGCGGATCTCGGCGCGGAGGTCATCAAGATCGAACCGATCGCGGGCGACAGCACGCGCGCGCTGCGCGGTTCCGGCGCGGGCTTCTTCGGGATGTTCAACCGCAACAAGAAGAGCCTCGCCGTCGACGTGAAGGATCCGCGCGGGCTGGAGATCGTGCTGCGGCTCGTGGCGACCGCGGACGTGTTCAGCGAGAACTTCAAGAGTGGCACGATGGACCGGCTAGGTCTCGGCTATCCGGCGCTGCATTCGCTGAATCCGCGCCTCGTGTACGTGTCGCACAAGGGCTTCCTGCCGGGGCCGTACGAGCATCGCACCGCGCTCGACGAAGTGGTGCAGATGATGGGCGGCCTCGCATACATGACGGGCCCGGAAGGGCGGCCGCTGCGCGCGGGGGCGAGCGTGAACGACATCATGGGCGGCATGTTCGGCGCGATCGGCGCGATGGCCGCGCTCGCGCAGCGCGAACGCACCGGCCGCGGCCAGCAGGTGCAGAGTTCGCTGTTCGAGAACAACGTGTTCCTCGTCGCGCAGCACATGATGCAGTTCGCGGTGACCGGGCAGGCCGCCTCGCCGATGCCGAGCCGGATTTCCGCGTGGGCCGTCTACGACGTGTTTTCAGTTAAGGATGACGAACAGATCTTTCTCGCGGTCGTGTCGGACACGCAGTGGGCGCTGTTCTGCGATGCGTTCGGCCTGGCCGCGCTGAAGGACGATCCGCGCGTCGCGACCAACAACCTGCGCGTGCAGGCGCGCGAGTGGCTGCTGCCCGAGTTGCGTGCGCGGCTCGCGCCGCATTCGGCCGCGGAGATCGGCGCGATCTTCGAATCGAACGGCCTGCCGTACGCGCCGATCACGAAACCGCAGGACCTGTTCGACGATCCGCACCTGCTCGCCACGGGCGGCCTCGAGGCCGTGACGCTGCCGGCCGACGCGAGCAGCGCCGGGCGGCCGGTCGACACGCGCACCGCGCTGCTGCCGCTGACGCTTGGCGGCGAACGCCTGCGGCTGCGCGCGGCACCGCCCGCACTCGGCCAGGACACGCGCGCGCTGCTCGGCGAGCTCGGCTACACGCCGGACGAGGCGCGTGCGCTGATCGAAGCCGGCGTCGTCGCGGGGCAGCATGGCGCGGACGATGCGGCGCCGGGCGGCGCGCCGTCACCGAACGAGCTGGCGAGCGCGTAGCGCGGCCGCGATTCACCGAACGAACAAAGGCGTCCCGGCCGTGCCACGCACGGGCGCGGCCGCCCCATCCACGGAGACAACCATGACATCCGCTTCCCCGGCACTGGCCGACGATCGCGAGACCGACGCGTCGCTCGAGCAACGGGCCGTGCGCAAGGCCGCGTGGCGCTTCATTCCGCTGCTCGCGCTCGCGTACTTCTTCAACTACCTGGACCGCACGAGCGTCGGCTTCGCGGCGCTCACGATGAACCGCGATCTCGGCCTGACCGCGACGCAGTTCGGCTGGGGCGCGGGGATCATGTTCGCCGGCTACTGCTTGTTCGAGGTGCCGAGCAATCTCGCGCTGTACCGCTTCGGCGCGCGGCGCTGGCTTGCCCGCATCATGATCACGTGGGGGCTGATGGCGGCCGCGACCGCGCTTGCAACCGGGCCGACGAGTTTCTACGCGATCCGGCTGCTGCTCGGCATCGGCGAAGCCGGATTCTTTCCGGGCGTGATCTTCTTCCTCGCCGTGTGGTTTCCGGCGAGCTACCGCACGCGCGTGCTCGCGTGGTTCACCGTGTCGACGCCGCTGTCGTCGCTGATCGGCGGTCCGTTGTCGACGTGGCTGCTGCAACTCGACGGCGTGTTTGGGCTCGCCGGCTGGAAATGGATGTTCATCGTCGAAGGGCTGCCGGCGTGCGCGCTCGGTTTTCTCGTGCTGAAGCTGCTGTCCGACTCGCCGGCGCATGCCGCGTGGCTGTCCGACGACGAGCGGGCGGCGCTGCAGCGTGCGTTCGAGCGCGACGGCGCGGCCGCCGGCCGCAAGAAGCGCTTCGGCATCGCGCTGCGCGACGTGCGCGTGTACCTGCTCGCGCTGATTTCGTTCGGCTTCACGATGGGGTCCTACGGGATCGGCATCTGGCTGCCGCAGATGCTGAAGGCGCACGGCATGTCGACGATGCAGACGGGCTGGCTGTCCGCGGTGCCGTACTTCTTCGCGACCGTCGCACTGCTGTGGTGGGCGAAGCGCGTGGACCGGCGCGGCGGCCCGGTTGCGAACCTGGCGATCGGGTTGTTCATCGGCGCGGTGGCGCTTGGCGTGTCGACGCACTTCCAGACGCTCGGGCCGGCACTCGTCGGCATCACGCTCGCGCTGATCGGCACGATCGCCGGCCGCACGATCTTCTACACGCTGCCGTCGCGCTTCCTGTCCGGCCAGGCCGCGGCCGGCGGGCTCGCGCTGATCAACTCGATCGGCGCGCTCGGCGGCTTCGCGGGCCCTTATCTCGTCGGCTACCTGAAGGACAGCTTCGGCACCTTCACCGCCGGCATGCTGGGCCTCGCGATCGTGCTGGCGATCACGACGCTGCTCACGCTGTCGCTGGTTGCATTCGACCGGAGCGAATGACATGGACACGACGATGTCGATCAAGCGACGCCGGCTGCTCGGCGCGGCCGCCGCCTCGCTCGCGCTGCCCGCGTTCACCAAGGCGCGCGCGGCCACCCAGGAAGGAGTTTCACGCATGACGACGCAAAGCAACTATCTCGCGGTCCGCCCCGACTGGCTCGCGTCGGCGCTCGAACCCGCGCTCGAGCCCGACCTGCCGATCGTCGACGCGCATCATCACTTCTACGAACGGCCGGGCTGGATCTATATGCTCGACGACTATCTGCAGGATGCGCGCTCGGGCCACAACATCCAGGCGTCCGTCTACATGCAGGCGCAGACGCGCTATCGCGACTCGGGCCCGGCCGAACTGAAACCGGTGGGCGAGACGGCCTACGTCGCGGGCGTGACCGAGCCGCTGCAGCACGGCCCGGTGGCGGTCGCGAAAGGCATCGTCGGCCACGCGGACCTGCGCCTCGGCGAACGCGTGCGCGAGGTGCTCGAAGCGCATCTCGAAGCCGGTCGCGGGCGCTTCCGCGGGGTGCGTCACCTGACGACCTGGGACGCCGATCCGACGCTCGCCAATCCGCTGTCGGCGGTGCCGCGCGGGCTGCTGCTCGATCCCGCGTACCGCGCGGGCGTCGCCCAGCTCGCGCCGCTCGGGCTGTCGTATGACGCGTGGCTGTTCTTTCCGCAACTGCCCGAACTGTTCGAGCTGGCGAAGGCGAACCCCGATACGCGCGTCATCGTCAATCACTGCGGCGGTGTCGTGCGGATCGCCAGTTATGCCGACAAGCGGCCGGAGGTGTTCGAGCGCTGGTCGGCGTCGATGCGTACGCTCGCGCAACTGCCGAACGTGTACGTGAAGGTCGGCGGGCTCGGGATGCGCATCAACGGTTTCGATTTCGAGAAGGGCGAACGGCCGCCGTCTTCCGTGCAGCTCGCCGACACGTGGAAGCCGTGGATGATGACCTGCATCGACGCGTTCGGCCCCGGGCGCTGCATGTTCGAGAGCAATTTCCCGGTCGACAAGGGCTCGTATTCGTTCGTGAACGGCTGGAATGCGTTCAAGCGGCTGACCGCGCAGGCGAGCCCGGACGAGCGCGACGCGCTGTTCCGCGGCACGGTCACGCGCGCTTACCGGCTCGGCTGACGCGCGCGGCGGCGGGCCCGGCGCGGCAGGGGCTTACTCGGCTTCCACCAGCGCCGCGAGCCGCGCCAGCGCCATTTGCCAGCCGGTCTCGTTGTCCGCGGCCGGCACGCCCGGCGGCACCCCGTCGTGCACGGCGTCCACACGCGTGCCGCCCGCTTCGTCGGACAGCGTGATCGTGATCGTCATGGCGCCGCGCAGCATCGGGTCGTCGGTCTCGAACACGTCGATCTCGACGATCTGCTCGTCTGGCACGAGCGTGACGAAGCGGCCGTGATAGGTATCGGTGCGCGCGGTGGTCTTGCCGGTGCCGGCCGAAGGCGCTTCATAGCTCAGCGATACCCGCAGCGCACCGCCTTCGCGCGCGTCGTACGCATGCACGCGGCAGGTCATGCCGTCGGGCACTTTCCATTGCTCGACCGCGTGCGGATCGAGGAGCGCGCGGTAGACGCGGCCGCGCGGGGCGTTCAGGTGCCGGCTGACCCGGGTCGAATGCGTGTGCGTGTGCAACATGTGGCCTCCCGCGGAGTGCGCACGACGGTGCACGCCGGCGGCCGGCGTGTCGTCATGCTTCCTTCAGGAATCCTAGGCGCGCGAGCGGCGGCATGCAATGACCGCACACGCGGCCGCGGCCGGCTCAGCGCAATGCGGCCGCGAATTCGTCGAGCTGCGTGATGCAGGTGTTCCAGCCCTCGAAGAAGCCGAGCGCTTCGTGGCGCTCGCGCGTGGCGGCGTCCGGATGCATCACGCGCGCTTCGTAGCGGCTGCCCGCGTCGTCGTCGGCCATCGTGATGATCGCGGTGAAGCCCATCCACGGCGCCTGCGGCCGCCAGCCGCCCGTGAGCATCGACGTGAACGCGATGCGCGATTCGGGCACGATCTCGAGGAAGCAGCCGGGATTGTCGCTGGTGCCGCCATCGGGGCCGCGCATGTAGGTGTGGAAGGCGCCGCCCGGCCGCAGGTCGAACGCGCGCACTTCGGTGGTCCACGGTTTCGGGCACCACCATTGCTTCAGCAGTTCGGGCTCGGTCCAGGCACGCCACAGCGCGTGGCGCGGCGCACGCAGCGTGCGCGTGATGACGAGGTCGTGGGCTTCAACGGGGTCGACGGGGCTGGCTGACATCTTGCTCCTCCTGGTGACGGCGTTCGACGAATTCGACGAGACGATCGGATCGGGCTTCCCACAGTGCGCGCTGCTCGGCGAGCCATGCCTCGGCTTCGGTCAGCCGGCTGCCGACCAGCGTGCAGGTGCGCGAGCGGCCGGCCTTGCGGGTCTGGACGAGACCGCTGCGCTCGAGCACGGCGACGTGCTTCATGAACGACGGCAGCGCCATGTCGAACGGTTCGGCCAGCGCGGAGACGGTCCGTTCTCCGTGGCCGAGCATGCTGACGATCGCGCAGCGCGTCGGATCGGCGAGGGCGTGGAAAACGTCGCTGATGCCGGGTTGAAAGTTAGCCATGTGGCTAAGTATAGGGGGGGCGAACGGCGATGCAACGGAAATTTTCGTCGCGTAGGATGATGGGGCGGTAACACGCGCCGGCCGGGTGCGGCGTTGCCGAGCGCCTGCCGCCGTTGCGCGAGCCGCGACGGCAGGCCGGTGTTTCCTTCCCATCCGGCCGCACGCCGAGCCCGCGTGTGCGACCCAACTGACTACCGGAGTTGGCATGACCGAATCCGTTACCGTCCGCCGCGTCGGCGCGGACGAAGCGAAGCGCTGTGTCGAAGCACTGGCCGACGTGCTGATCGATTGCGTCGAGGGCGGCGCGTCCGTCAGCTTCATGTTGCCGATCGAGCGGGCGACCGCCGTCGCGTTCTGGACGAATGTCGCCGACGGCGTCGCGAACGGCGAGCGCATCCTGCTCGTTGCCGAGGACGCGGCCGGCCGGATCGTCGGCACCGTGCAGGTCGTGACCGCGCAGCCGGAGAACCAGCCGCATCGCGCCGATATCTCGAAGATGCTCGTGGCGCGGCACGCGCGCCGGCAGGGCATCGCCGCGCGGCTGATGGCGGCGGCCGATGCGGCCGCGCGCGACGCGGGCAAGACCGTGCTCGTGCTCGACACCGTGACGGGCGGCGACGCCGAGCGGCTGTACGAGCGGGCCGGCTGGCAGCGTGTCGGTGTCGTGCCGAACTACGCGCTGATGCCTGACGGCACGCTCTGCGCGACGACGTATTTCCACAAGCAGCTCGCGTAACGGCATTCGTCATGCATCCCGTCGCCCCGTTGCTCCTGTTCGTCACGCTCGCGGCGGGTGTCGTGGCGCTGACCGCGCCGGTGTTGCTCGCGGTCGCATGGCGGCGCCGCGCGCAGGTGCCGTTGCGGGTGTTTTTCTACGGGATGCTGACCTTTTTCGTGTTCCAGCCGGTGCTGCGCCTGTCGTGGCAGGTGCCGTTGTTCCGCTGGCTCGCGCACGATCCCGGCTGGCACCTGCCGATGCTCGTGTTCGCCGCGCTGACGGCCGGGCTCTTCGAGGAGTGCGGGCGCTGGGTCGCTTTCCGGTATCTGCTGCCGAAGCGACATGACGCGCCGACGGCCGTGATGCTCGGGCTCGGGCACGGCGGGCTGGAAGCGATGCTGCTGGTCGGCGTCGGATTCATCGCGCTCGCTGCCGCGTACCTGCTCGCGCGAGCAGGCGTCGTGGTGCCTGAAGGTGCGCAGTCACTGATCGGGTCGCAGTTCTCCGGCATGACATTCGCGTCGCCGTTACTCGCGCTGTTCGAGCGCGTGAGCGCCATGGCCGCGCACGTGGGGCTGTCGCTGATCGTGCTGCAGGCATTCGTCCGCGGCACGAAGCGCTGGCTCGCGTATGCGATCGCGCTTCATCTCCTGTTCGACCTCGCCGCCGTGCTGCTGACGCGGTACTGGCATGTCGATACCGTGCTGGTCGAGGTGCTCCTGTTCGTGTGCGGTGTCGCGCTTCTGTGGCTGGGTGTTCGCTGGAGCCGCCGGATGCCGGGTGCCGGCGAGGCCAGCACGGAGCCTGTTGCCTGATTGGCAACGCGCCGTCGCGGAATCAAGCCGGGCCGCGGACATCGCCGGTCCGATATATTCACGCAGGAAGACTTCAGCAGAACGAGAACGCCCCGGAACCACCGCCCCGATGAAACGCTCCCATGTCGCTTTTGCCCTCACGGGCCTGCTCGTCGCGCTGCCGATTGCCGCGTATGCGCTCGTCAAGCCGTTGCGCGTCGTCGCGCCCGCGCTGGTCCCCGGTGTGTCGTGCCCGAGCGCCGATATCTGCACGGACGATGCCGCGAAGCTCGGCGACGCGCGGCAGCTCTATCGCGACGGCTATGCGCGCGCGGCGGCGGCCGTCGGTGCATTCCAGGCGGCGCCGCGCGTCGTGTTCTGCTCGACGCGGGCGTGCGCCGATGCGTTCGGCTTGGGCCAACGCGCGGCGCTGACGCTCGGGAATTTCGGCGTGGTGA
Coding sequences within:
- a CDS encoding IclR family transcriptional regulator — protein: MPKTQTDHAGSEPDSSAEEASSGVAVLDRAFAILRAFGQTDDRLSLAELSRRTGLYKSTILRLLTALEHGGFMRKLDDGQYAIGHEPLRLAALYQRSFRVGPVVEPLLETLSRELGETASFYVRQGDMRSVLYRVEPARAVRVSIRVGEEFPVRQGASGKVLLAFTDMQDAQWHDVREQLWAASYGERDPETASASVPVFGAAGECVGALTVSGPKSRLADAPAMAAALAMLLPFAQKATVALGGSGARYDAAAVRDSLARLASPADHGDAAS
- a CDS encoding hydroxymethylglutaryl-CoA lyase, with product MSVSEYPKVLVSEVGPRDGLQSIQAVMPTAGKLRWITALAAAGLREIEVGSFVPAKLLPQMADVREVVAHALAIPGLHVAALAPNLRGAEGAFEAGVHKLTLPVSVTEAHSLANIRKTPAQMIDEVRAIVALRNERFPSVQIEAGVSVAFGCTIAGAVSDDETIAMAVAMAECGVDEIGLSDTSGYANPAQVRRLFLRLQREVGDKAGGAHFHNTRGQGLANVVAALDAGVTTIDASQGGLGGCPYAPGATGNIVTEDLVFLLEAMGFDTGIDVDALLAARAILHAALPAEALYGHVPDAGLPKGFRYADGRAPSAVQPEGCLTGVVQ
- a CDS encoding CaiB/BaiF CoA transferase family protein, which translates into the protein MNDHQPASTLPYAGTRVIEMTHMVMGPTCGMLLADLGAEVIKIEPIAGDSTRALRGSGAGFFGMFNRNKKSLAVDVKDPRGLEIVLRLVATADVFSENFKSGTMDRLGLGYPALHSLNPRLVYVSHKGFLPGPYEHRTALDEVVQMMGGLAYMTGPEGRPLRAGASVNDIMGGMFGAIGAMAALAQRERTGRGQQVQSSLFENNVFLVAQHMMQFAVTGQAASPMPSRISAWAVYDVFSVKDDEQIFLAVVSDTQWALFCDAFGLAALKDDPRVATNNLRVQAREWLLPELRARLAPHSAAEIGAIFESNGLPYAPITKPQDLFDDPHLLATGGLEAVTLPADASSAGRPVDTRTALLPLTLGGERLRLRAAPPALGQDTRALLGELGYTPDEARALIEAGVVAGQHGADDAAPGGAPSPNELASA
- a CDS encoding MFS transporter — protein: MTSASPALADDRETDASLEQRAVRKAAWRFIPLLALAYFFNYLDRTSVGFAALTMNRDLGLTATQFGWGAGIMFAGYCLFEVPSNLALYRFGARRWLARIMITWGLMAAATALATGPTSFYAIRLLLGIGEAGFFPGVIFFLAVWFPASYRTRVLAWFTVSTPLSSLIGGPLSTWLLQLDGVFGLAGWKWMFIVEGLPACALGFLVLKLLSDSPAHAAWLSDDERAALQRAFERDGAAAGRKKRFGIALRDVRVYLLALISFGFTMGSYGIGIWLPQMLKAHGMSTMQTGWLSAVPYFFATVALLWWAKRVDRRGGPVANLAIGLFIGAVALGVSTHFQTLGPALVGITLALIGTIAGRTIFYTLPSRFLSGQAAAGGLALINSIGALGGFAGPYLVGYLKDSFGTFTAGMLGLAIVLAITTLLTLSLVAFDRSE
- a CDS encoding amidohydrolase family protein, encoding MDTTMSIKRRRLLGAAAASLALPAFTKARAATQEGVSRMTTQSNYLAVRPDWLASALEPALEPDLPIVDAHHHFYERPGWIYMLDDYLQDARSGHNIQASVYMQAQTRYRDSGPAELKPVGETAYVAGVTEPLQHGPVAVAKGIVGHADLRLGERVREVLEAHLEAGRGRFRGVRHLTTWDADPTLANPLSAVPRGLLLDPAYRAGVAQLAPLGLSYDAWLFFPQLPELFELAKANPDTRVIVNHCGGVVRIASYADKRPEVFERWSASMRTLAQLPNVYVKVGGLGMRINGFDFEKGERPPSSVQLADTWKPWMMTCIDAFGPGRCMFESNFPVDKGSYSFVNGWNAFKRLTAQASPDERDALFRGTVTRAYRLG
- a CDS encoding SRPBCC family protein, with the protein product MLHTHTHSTRVSRHLNAPRGRVYRALLDPHAVEQWKVPDGMTCRVHAYDAREGGALRVSLSYEAPSAGTGKTTARTDTYHGRFVTLVPDEQIVEIDVFETDDPMLRGAMTITITLSDEAGGTRVDAVHDGVPPGVPAADNETGWQMALARLAALVEAE
- a CDS encoding SRPBCC family protein, yielding MSASPVDPVEAHDLVITRTLRAPRHALWRAWTEPELLKQWWCPKPWTTEVRAFDLRPGGAFHTYMRGPDGGTSDNPGCFLEIVPESRIAFTSMLTGGWRPQAPWMGFTAIITMADDDAGSRYEARVMHPDAATRERHEALGFFEGWNTCITQLDEFAAALR
- a CDS encoding ArsR/SmtB family transcription factor, yielding MANFQPGISDVFHALADPTRCAIVSMLGHGERTVSALAEPFDMALPSFMKHVAVLERSGLVQTRKAGRSRTCTLVGSRLTEAEAWLAEQRALWEARSDRLVEFVERRHQEEQDVSQPRRPR
- a CDS encoding GNAT family N-acetyltransferase, whose product is MTESVTVRRVGADEAKRCVEALADVLIDCVEGGASVSFMLPIERATAVAFWTNVADGVANGERILLVAEDAAGRIVGTVQVVTAQPENQPHRADISKMLVARHARRQGIAARLMAAADAAARDAGKTVLVLDTVTGGDAERLYERAGWQRVGVVPNYALMPDGTLCATTYFHKQLA
- a CDS encoding YhfC family intramembrane metalloprotease, producing the protein MHPVAPLLLFVTLAAGVVALTAPVLLAVAWRRRAQVPLRVFFYGMLTFFVFQPVLRLSWQVPLFRWLAHDPGWHLPMLVFAALTAGLFEECGRWVAFRYLLPKRHDAPTAVMLGLGHGGLEAMLLVGVGFIALAAAYLLARAGVVVPEGAQSLIGSQFSGMTFASPLLALFERVSAMAAHVGLSLIVLQAFVRGTKRWLAYAIALHLLFDLAAVLLTRYWHVDTVLVEVLLFVCGVALLWLGVRWSRRMPGAGEASTEPVA